Genomic DNA from Pempheris klunzingeri isolate RE-2024b chromosome 22, fPemKlu1.hap1, whole genome shotgun sequence:
attgtaaTGCAGCAATCTGCTTTGTTCTGTCTCATTTAAAGATACTGACACTTATTTCTAGGAAATTCCTTCAACTAGAGAATCTGCACTGGTCATAAGTGGATTTATCACACTGTAGGCTGGATGTGATACTTAAAATGTGAAGCCATTCAATCACATTAGGCGTCCAGGAAATAATGATCCACGCCGCAGGACAAATCATTGGAAATGTTTGATGCAGCACCTTCAACTGAACACTGATACATAAGAGATTGATTTTTTATATCACGCTTTGCTGTTTATGAATTcataaatatgacaaaaatgtatgtTGTGTTGACGTTtgagcagaaaatgaaatattcaaatctgtttttttgtgtgtgttttagaaatTGACGAAACCAGAGATCAGCGGTTATCCTCTCTTCGGTTCTGTCATCAGGAGCATTAACGCCTCCTGTCAggtatacaaacacacacacacacacacacacacacacactctgtctgtttctgctgtctCCACTGTACTTCTATCAAAATTAGTGTTCACTCAATAAGCCTCAGAAAACCATATATCACCTGTGATTTTTAATTAACTGTAGGATTAAGTTTCCCTGTATAGATTGTGATACATAGTTTTCACAGGAGAGACACAGTATTCAAATCAttcaaaaaagtgaaaatgcaaaatgcagtgACACCAAGATTAATGCCAAGAGGAGTCATgcactgagaaaataaaataggaCCCAGAAGTAAGCCTTGAGGAACTCCAAATCCGTGATGAGAGAATCTTTCATGTGTCAAAGTCACATATGAGGTACATGTAATGTTATATCACAATGTCAGTCTATAAACATTATCATTTTTGGAAAATTGTCTGgttattttatgaataaaataaccAGACAAGAATATTTGAGTCGTTTCATCCCGCTGATGTAAAAATCAACTAAAAATCAGTTGCGCTCATTGATTTATGACGCTGTCTTCAGTGGCAGCATGCCATAAGagataatatatatgtatatttttctctttattggTGCAATGTTATATAACAAAAAGACAGGAACTTGTATGGTATAGAATATACAGATATTTGGACATTCAGACAAGGCAATACCAAACTTTAACATTTAACTTGGAGGTGGGTATTGTTTAGGTGAACATGTAGGACAGATGAGATGCAGGAACAGCTAATGAGAAATTAAATGGAttaaaaactttttgtaccaGAATCCAGGCTATAGACAGATCACTTGGTCGTTTTCTGCTATAAAAATGTCTGATGAATTAAAGTGTAGTCTTGTTTTTATCACTAATATACTTTAAATCGTGAACTACACTGACTCCCAGGcgttccctcctctcccccgcagagaaaagaggaaatccAGCTGATGAACGCCACTCTGGACATCTACATGCGCATCTTCTCCAGCATCCTGCAGCACGACCACAGCGCGGCTCTGCTGGACAAGCTGTCCGCCTCCGCCAGGCCTCAGGTGGAGTCGGCTCTGAcggagctccagcaggagatggagaagCTGAAGAGGCACCTGGGCCACCTGAACCACCTGAACCACGAGAGAGAGGACGTGCTCAGCGAGCTGAACAAAATAAAGGTGAGCGACTgaaatttgtctgtttttacacCTCAAATTgattacaaacaaacaaaactgatcatttctttgtgtctttaatAGAAAGAATAGACAAAAGTGACTAAACAAGACACTTTCAGTCACGTCTTTGTGAACTTTAGGTCACGTGAGAGCTCAttggttttgtttctgcttttgttcagTCGAGTGGGCGTCGTGATTTGCGGCTCTGTAGTGTTAAAGTTCGACTTGTGTCTCCAGGACGTCTGTTTACCTTCCAACATTTGATTATTACATAATGTGTCGTGTGACCTTTAGTCCAATGCAATaacaaatcaatacattaataaGCATTTCTGCTTCCAGGATTTTCATCTGCTTTCATTTGGATCTTCTTCATTCAGTTAATCTTCAGTTGCTtgtttctgtttagtttttattgtttaaaacgTTTAGTTTTAGCTTCGTTTTTTATTAGTTTCCGtacagttgttttgttttgttgtcctACAATGTGGAGGATATTTGTCAGCGGCAAATTTAAG
This window encodes:
- the LOC139222201 gene encoding interferon gamma 1-like, translating into MSPCSGSMCLLVLLGVVLTSGGPIHCVSDSLKKAHESIADVLKLTKPEISGYPLFGSVIRSINASCQRKEEIQLMNATLDIYMRIFSSILQHDHSAALLDKLSASARPQVESALTELQQEMEKLKRHLGHLNHLNHEREDVLSELNKIKVDDPLVQKKALAQFNEIYQVASVIGSRRCGHAHSRSAK